The Eubacteriaceae bacterium Marseille-Q4139 genome has a window encoding:
- a CDS encoding amidohydrolase — protein sequence MDAIWQKIENYREDALAIRREIHRHPELSMEEFHTTALVKETLAKYGIGLADVELPTGAAAILEGAAPGKTILLRADMDALPMEEKSGLPFASENPGACHSCGHDIHTTALLLAARILSEMREQLHGRIIFLFQPAEEKLGGSQTVIDSGLFKKYQPEIAVGLHCWPDLPGGTVGVRKGPFMASSDSVKITVRGRGGHGAHPHKSIDPITAAAYILTELQTIISRSVAPLDSAVLTMGKFTAGTAANVIPDEVVMEGTVRTVTHETRALMEEKIRTVAEHGALALGASCEVEYKKGVPAVVCDYGVTEQLERAAAAELGADKVLTLETPSMGSEDFARYLELVPGAMFRIGTSNENPATRLPLHNSGIVFDEEAIFAGAATFVRFAAEYLK from the coding sequence ATGGATGCAATCTGGCAGAAGATAGAAAACTACCGTGAGGACGCTCTTGCAATCCGGCGGGAAATCCACCGCCATCCGGAGCTTTCCATGGAAGAGTTTCACACGACGGCACTTGTAAAGGAAACGCTTGCAAAATACGGCATCGGCCTTGCTGATGTGGAGCTCCCTACCGGTGCTGCCGCCATCCTCGAGGGCGCGGCGCCTGGGAAAACCATTTTGCTGCGCGCAGACATGGACGCCCTGCCTATGGAGGAGAAGTCCGGGCTGCCGTTCGCGTCGGAAAATCCCGGCGCCTGCCATAGCTGCGGCCACGACATCCACACGACGGCGCTTCTTCTGGCGGCCAGGATCCTCAGCGAAATGCGGGAGCAGCTTCACGGCAGGATTATCTTCCTGTTCCAGCCGGCAGAGGAAAAGCTTGGCGGCTCGCAGACGGTGATTGATTCCGGGCTGTTTAAGAAGTACCAGCCGGAGATTGCCGTCGGCCTTCACTGCTGGCCGGATCTTCCCGGCGGCACCGTGGGCGTGAGAAAAGGCCCGTTCATGGCCTCGTCCGACTCGGTGAAAATCACCGTGCGCGGCCGCGGCGGCCATGGGGCACATCCCCACAAGAGTATCGACCCGATCACGGCGGCCGCCTATATCCTGACAGAGCTTCAGACTATCATTTCCCGGTCTGTGGCACCGCTTGATTCGGCCGTACTCACCATGGGCAAATTTACGGCGGGAACGGCGGCCAACGTCATTCCCGACGAGGTTGTCATGGAAGGCACTGTCCGCACCGTGACTCATGAGACGCGGGCGTTAATGGAAGAGAAAATCCGCACCGTCGCCGAACACGGGGCGCTGGCCCTCGGGGCTTCCTGCGAGGTGGAATATAAAAAAGGCGTGCCGGCCGTAGTCTGTGATTACGGCGTGACGGAACAGCTCGAGCGGGCAGCCGCGGCGGAGCTTGGCGCAGACAAGGTGCTGACTCTGGAGACGCCGTCCATGGGCTCCGAGGATTTTGCAAGATATCTGGAGCTTGTGCCGGGAGCCATGTTCCGGATCGGAACGTCCAACGAGAACCCGGCCACGAGGCTTCCGCTCCATAATTCGGGGATTGTCTTTGATGAAGAGGCGATTTTCGCCGGGGCGGCGACGTTTGTGCGGTTCGCGGCGGAGTATTTGAAATAA
- a CDS encoding creatininase family protein, whose product MTNYIRKMSGKQYLKRIQENPTVIIPTGACEIYGPQLPMGSDLIVAKRISELVAEKTGAMIAPTIECGESSALAAFSCTFPMPRKILEDYLDFLMGKLIKDGIKNFIFITGHAGNVDTANYIGKKYLAEHGDIKLVQIDWWRFANANSGDIFQFSGQMAHGHASECGTSVMLYLYPELVDMEELTRIEPAAADGFSDFIGFAKFSDRTPNGTIGDATVATREKGEKIVTKCVDRIVSYIEQKF is encoded by the coding sequence ATGACAAATTATATTAGAAAAATGAGCGGAAAGCAATATCTGAAACGAATCCAGGAGAACCCCACCGTCATCATCCCCACAGGCGCATGCGAGATCTACGGCCCGCAGCTCCCGATGGGAAGTGATTTAATCGTGGCAAAGAGAATCTCCGAACTGGTGGCGGAAAAGACAGGCGCCATGATCGCCCCCACCATCGAGTGCGGCGAGTCCTCGGCTCTGGCAGCATTTTCCTGCACCTTCCCGATGCCGAGAAAGATCCTCGAGGACTATCTGGATTTCCTCATGGGAAAGCTCATTAAAGACGGCATCAAGAATTTTATCTTCATCACCGGCCATGCAGGCAACGTAGATACGGCAAACTACATTGGAAAGAAATATCTGGCCGAGCACGGCGACATTAAGCTGGTTCAGATTGACTGGTGGCGCTTTGCCAACGCAAACAGCGGCGACATCTTCCAGTTCTCCGGTCAGATGGCCCACGGCCATGCCAGCGAGTGCGGCACGTCCGTCATGCTGTACCTCTATCCGGAGCTGGTCGACATGGAGGAACTCACGAGAATTGAGCCGGCAGCGGCCGACGGCTTCAGCGATTTCATCGGCTTTGCAAAATTCTCTGACAGGACGCCCAACGGAACCATCGGAGACGCGACCGTGGCGACGAGGGAAAAAGGCGAAAAGATCGTGACAAAGTGCGTGGACAGGATTGTGTCCTACATCGAACAGAAATTCTAA
- a CDS encoding sodium:glutamate symporter has translation MTLTEVLLDIASISTLMFIAFLIRQRIPFFQKYYIPTSLIAGILGLLLGPQVLGQFSPVSLNFSGSISQWTNFLLAFVFTTSFLGTASTKFGRDVAAATCITGAVFMAQILLGLAVAFVLGMVMSGVPYEMGLLPVSGFYGGHGSAGIMGGVFQTEGWAEASGIALTYATVGMFAAVIGGMWIINWGAKKGYSKRKMSGNYLEKKDMTGIIPKEDRKPMAMTIANSSVLDPMAFQLAIVGTIIAVSHVLREAIIKVLPFWSNIQLYTMCLIIGAIVGIGLSKTKYNQYIDRGSMKAISGAALEYVIASNVATIQLSVLASYLVPILVTSVIVCVVTAFMCIILSKKWYGEDWFEVAMGTYGQCTGSLATGLLLIKVLDPNGDTLAAESVSGSCTLGSFWQQPYNTVGPLLMLTAPAVVTWGTAGFLAAFLIIGAVFLGRTVKKGVAA, from the coding sequence ATGACACTGACAGAAGTTTTACTGGACATTGCGTCGATCAGTACGTTAATGTTCATTGCGTTTCTCATCCGCCAGCGGATACCGTTTTTCCAGAAATACTACATACCGACATCTCTGATCGCCGGAATCCTGGGCCTGCTTTTAGGCCCGCAGGTGCTGGGACAGTTTTCACCGGTTTCCTTAAATTTCAGCGGCAGCATCTCCCAGTGGACGAATTTCCTTCTGGCTTTCGTCTTCACCACGTCGTTCCTCGGCACGGCGTCCACGAAGTTCGGCCGTGACGTGGCGGCGGCCACCTGCATCACCGGTGCGGTTTTCATGGCACAGATACTGCTTGGCCTTGCCGTTGCCTTTGTCCTGGGAATGGTTATGAGCGGCGTCCCCTATGAGATGGGACTTTTACCCGTTTCCGGCTTCTACGGCGGCCATGGCTCCGCAGGTATCATGGGCGGCGTATTCCAGACGGAAGGCTGGGCGGAAGCCAGCGGTATTGCGCTGACCTATGCGACGGTCGGCATGTTCGCGGCCGTTATCGGCGGCATGTGGATCATCAACTGGGGCGCGAAAAAGGGCTATTCCAAGAGAAAGATGAGCGGGAATTATCTGGAGAAAAAGGATATGACCGGCATCATCCCGAAGGAAGACAGAAAGCCCATGGCCATGACCATTGCAAACTCCTCGGTTCTTGACCCGATGGCGTTCCAGCTTGCCATTGTAGGCACCATCATTGCCGTGTCCCATGTTCTGCGGGAGGCGATCATCAAGGTGCTGCCGTTTTGGAGCAACATCCAGCTTTACACCATGTGCTTAATCATCGGCGCCATCGTAGGCATCGGCCTCAGCAAGACGAAATACAACCAGTACATCGACCGCGGCAGCATGAAGGCCATCTCCGGCGCAGCCCTGGAATACGTCATCGCCTCCAACGTGGCGACCATCCAGTTAAGCGTCCTGGCAAGCTATCTGGTTCCGATTCTGGTAACGTCGGTAATTGTCTGTGTTGTTACGGCGTTTATGTGCATCATTCTCAGCAAGAAGTGGTACGGCGAGGACTGGTTCGAGGTGGCAATGGGTACCTACGGCCAGTGTACCGGAAGCCTTGCGACGGGACTTCTCTTAATCAAGGTTCTCGATCCCAACGGCGATACCCTGGCGGCGGAGAGCGTTTCCGGCTCCTGTACCCTTGGTTCCTTCTGGCAGCAGCCTTATAACACCGTTGGGCCGCTCCTGATGCTGACGGCTCCGGCCGTTGTGACCTGGGGAACAGCCGGTTTTCTGGCGGCATTCCTGATTATCGGCGCTGTTTTCCTCGGAAGAACTGTAAAGAAAGGAGTGGCTGCGTAA
- a CDS encoding aldo/keto reductase, protein MNFKPFHDLSISALGFGSLRLPLEEGSKTRIDRSRAQRVLDCALAAGINYIDTAYTYNQGDSECFLGEALKRHPRNSYLLATKFYAAASRDIRAVFEEQLRRCQTDYFDFYLLHSLDENYIQDYMDPNLDYIGFLKEQKRLGRIRYLGFSSHAQPDTLEKFLNWYDGFDMAQIQLNYLDWDLLNARRQYEILMEHQIPVWVMEPLKGGNLVTLNQEAAGILRSFRPEFSLPEWSFRFLMGLSGVQTVLSGMSTEKDVEENVRIFSEGSPLTDEEAAVLKKAADAYVRRMGIPCSACRYCCSVCPAGLDIPALIRSYNEFCISGETWKVSGIRSLTGGPDKCIGCERCMRRCPQKIAIPEVMKAFSAALK, encoded by the coding sequence TTAAACCTTTCCATGACCTCTCCATCTCTGCCCTGGGCTTCGGCTCCCTGCGGCTTCCGCTTGAAGAGGGAAGCAAGACGCGGATCGACCGTTCCAGGGCCCAACGCGTCCTGGACTGCGCGCTCGCGGCCGGAATCAATTATATCGACACGGCCTACACCTACAATCAGGGCGACTCCGAGTGCTTTCTGGGAGAGGCCTTAAAGCGCCATCCGCGAAACAGCTATCTCCTTGCGACCAAATTCTATGCCGCGGCGTCCCGCGACATCCGGGCCGTTTTTGAAGAACAGCTACGCCGCTGCCAGACGGACTATTTTGATTTTTACCTCCTGCACAGCCTGGATGAAAATTATATCCAGGACTACATGGATCCGAACCTGGATTATATCGGCTTTCTGAAGGAACAGAAGCGGCTGGGGCGCATCCGCTATCTGGGTTTTTCCTCCCATGCACAGCCGGACACCCTGGAGAAATTCTTAAACTGGTACGACGGCTTTGACATGGCGCAGATCCAGCTCAACTACCTGGACTGGGATCTTCTGAACGCCAGGCGCCAGTATGAAATCCTCATGGAGCATCAGATTCCCGTCTGGGTCATGGAGCCGTTAAAAGGCGGGAACCTCGTCACCCTGAACCAGGAGGCGGCCGGGATTTTACGCTCCTTCCGCCCTGAGTTCAGCCTGCCGGAATGGAGCTTCCGCTTTCTCATGGGCCTTTCCGGCGTCCAGACGGTCTTAAGCGGCATGAGTACCGAAAAAGATGTGGAAGAAAACGTGCGGATTTTCTCTGAGGGCTCGCCTTTAACAGACGAGGAAGCCGCCGTGTTAAAAAAGGCCGCTGACGCCTACGTGCGCCGGATGGGTATCCCCTGTTCCGCCTGCCGCTACTGCTGTTCCGTCTGTCCGGCCGGGCTTGATATCCCCGCCCTAATCCGAAGCTATAACGAATTTTGCATCAGCGGCGAGACCTGGAAGGTCTCCGGCATCCGCTCCCTCACTGGCGGGCCGGACAAATGCATCGGATGTGAACGCTGTATGCGGCGCTGTCCGCAGAAAATCGCCATTCCCGAGGTCATGAAGGCCTTTTCGGCGGCACTGAAATAG